Below is a genomic region from Triticum dicoccoides isolate Atlit2015 ecotype Zavitan chromosome 5A, WEW_v2.0, whole genome shotgun sequence.
ACGGGAGGTGNNNNNNNNNNNNNNNNNNNNNNNNNNNNNNNNNNNNNNNNNNNNNNNNNNNNNNNNNNNNNNNNNNNNNNNNNNNNNNNNNNNNNNNNNNNNNNNNNNNNNNNNNNNNNNNNNNNNNNNNNNNNNNNNNNNNNNNNNNNNNNNNNNNNNNNNNNNNNNNNNNNNNNNNNNNNNNNNNNNNNNNNNNNNNNNNNNNNNNNNNNNNNNNNNNNNNNNNNNNNCTCCATCTCACCTTCTTCTCCAACACCTTCCACGCCACCGTCGCTAGCCATGTGCCCCCTCCTATCTGGTCCACGCGTGCTgctcccccctcccccaccccccgcTGCAATCCATGGGGTCTCCGCCATTGATGCAAGCATGGGAGAGCTGCACAACACCGAGCTCCGCCGTGGAAGCACCAGTGCTCCGGCGCGGCCGGTGTTGCCCTACGGTTGCTGTTGCAAGCACGTCAGATGCAACGCCGCCGGTGCTGCCGGGAGGGTTGCTGCAACCGATGGATCTCGTCGGCGGTGGGGATGCTTCCAACGCATCGCGTGTGTTGTTGCGTCCTCGCAGATCTCGGCGGGCGGCAGAGCTGCAGTACACCATGCCGGTGGGTGGCGGAGCTGCTGTTGCGACGGGGCATCTTTCCTCAACTCCGGTTGTACTGAGGCTTTGATCACGCCGCCGATGCTGCCATGAACGTCGGTCATACGTTGCATTGGAGCTTCACCGGAGCCGACGGTGCTGCATTGGAGCTCTCCCGGAGTTGCATTGGAGCTTCGCCGGACACATCGGGGCTATAGTGGAGCTTGTCCGGAGTTGCAATGGAGCTTTGCCGGAGCGTCGGTGCCGCGTTGGAGATCTGCTGGGGCTGCAATGAAGCTCGGTTGGAGTTGCAATGGAGCTCCGCCGGGGCTGCAATGGAGCCCGCTGGACGTCGTCGGTGCCGCGTTCGAGAACCGCGCGGGGCTGCAATGGCACTGTGAAGCTGTCGTGATGCACTGCTGTCGTGGCGTTGTTGTGATCCAACGGTTTCAGAACGCAGATCTGACGGCTGAacatacggagaaatcatccagcTGATTTGTAGCAGCTGCCTTGATCCAATGGTCCAACCAGGATCTGCAGGACGAACCGCCCCCCACCGCTCAAGTGGTGGACGCGCGGAATATGGTGGCCGCCTCGGGATCAGAGGGAAGGGGCAGGTGTTGCTACGGTCTCGCCTCGTCCGTGCGCTGAAGCCCGGTTCAGATATTTGCAAAGAAGCTGTCCTAAATGCATGAGCAAACTGCTATTCCCATAATAAATGGTGAGTAGGAGTTGGTCCGATGACTGTTCCAAAAACTGACCCAAAATCAAAATACGGAAGGAAATACCAGTGGGAGCTCATATCCCAAGATAGACCATGGTTTAGGATAATGAGAGAGCCATATTGTATTTCCGGTTTTTTTAATACACAATGAACTTTTGTTACGTGCACGATGCACTTTTGTTAATTAAATACTCAAATACTATTCTAATACACCATAAAAACTTCTAATACATGGTATTCATTTTTTAGTACCCTGACGGACATCCGGTAAACATTGTTTAAAGAGCGAATCAACccatggttgagttggttaggtggatagTGCCATAGTGGTATCTCCAACCCACCAGGGTTTAAATCCTGATGCTCgctttatttctggatttatttcaggattttccggCGATGCACtttcagtgagaggagacgttctcgtcgacgacgaggcgcctacggtgacttcgtaaatctcaagatcatatgcctactcagtctctcggaggtgcccaTAGGGgtaaggtgtgcgtgtgtgcgttcataggggtgagtgtatgcgcgtgtatatgagcgtttgtgtctgtactgatgctaaaaaaatatTGTTTAAAGAGAAGATgtaatttttttaatacatggtaatatttttaatacatgatgaacatttgttAATACacgacgaacatttttttaaaagcaTGAAGAATTGTTTTCATAAACAATATACTTTTTTGATATGCAACAATTTCTTAATACACgatgaatattttttaatacacaatgaacatttcttaaaatacatgatgaatatttaTTATATACAATACACATTTTTTAAAACCCGATGAACATGTTTGAATAGACGGTGAAAGCCAGAAGAATGAAAAAATAACATGAAggtaaaggaaagaaaaaaagaaaacaaacataAAAAGAGAATATAAActgaaagaaaaaacagaaaatgaaGAGGTAGGGAAAAAAGGAAaacatagaagaaaaaaatagaaaaaaaaaaaaCAACCCAAACAACGAAAAGCAATCTTCCCCtaatctttccctactaataaagcacggagtgcttctggtcgtccgtcgtcgCTGGCGTTTTGCGAAAAAGCCCCTCGGTTTATAAaaaatcaacccgcagtccttgTTTTAGTATGGGTCTCTATATAACGTTCCATTTTGCAAAAAAACCCCTGTACTCATTTGAATTTCACTCGCTGTCCTCCCGTCATCTTATCCATTCCTCCTGCGGCAACGGCGGCGGCTACGCCCATTCCGTCGTGCGCCGTCGACGGCCGTCGCCGGCGTGTGGCCACGGCGAAGGTGGTCGGACCGGACGGCTCTTTGGTGCAGTTCGCGGCGCCCGTCATGGCGGGCGAGGCGCTGGGGGACGCCGCCAGCGCGTCGAGCTTCCTGTGCAGCGCCGACGAGCTCCGCTTCGACGCGCCCGCCCGTGCGCTGGCGGCCGAGGAGGCGCTGCAGCCCGTGTGGCTCTACTTCGCGAGCTCCGCTTCGACGCGCCCGCCCGTGCGCTGGCGGCCGAGGAGGCGCTGCAGCCCGGGTGGCTCTCCGGCCTCCACGAGTAAGCTTCTCAATCTCCGACATCCTGCCCCCGTGTATGATTTGGATTGAATTCGTGCCGTGTCCTATAAGAAGGAAGGGTCCTCGGCCGGAACCTCCATCAGGTTGCGTGCTTGGACCAGCAAATCCATCAAATTCCGGAGTACTTGGACCAGAAAACATGTCGCCTTCGAGTTCGCCGGAGGAAGAGACGCCGAGTTCGACGGAGGTAGAAGAACATCCGTCGAGCCGTCCAATATCGACAACGGCGGCTACAGCAGACGTATGTAGCCCCTTGAAAGCCAAATCACTACAAAGGAAATCAAGGGTAGCCCCTGTTTCTCTGTCTGCCACAGAATTGCGAACCGGTTCTTTTATTCAGTACATAGTTCAACAGTTTTTAGCAAAGTTTCAGTTATTTTCTAACTGCTTTCTTCAGAGTTCAGAAATTTGTTTCAAGTCTGTAATGCTTCCACTAGATTCATAGATGCTACACTTCTGTTAGCTACTCTGCATCCAGTACACCTGCTCAATATTTGTAATTTCGTTGATTCAGAGTTTCATAGGTAATTCGCATAATGGATTGTCATACATAATTTGCATTATGTTGCATTATGTTGTACTACCAACAACCAAAGGGAGTGCATGGTTTTGTGTTCGAGCCTCCAACAGGCTATGCATGCCCCCAATGAATTCTTTTGTGCTGTTACAATCATCAGTCGAGATTTTAAAAAATCATATATTTGTGATTCCTAAAAactcaaaacaaatcaaaaaagttGAGTTTCATACAAATTGTAGCTTATGGGGAGTTGTTGCTCTTGGGGATGCACATTGCCGTGCAAAGCCTTGTTGACCTTCTCTGACTTTTTAGCCAAAAAAAGGGTCATTGCTGTGCTAAGTGATTCAGAGTTAAGTGTGCATGCTGGCCATATTCTGAGACTGATACAAGGTGGGTGGTTGTAGTTAGGATTATAATGTTAATCTGCGGACACATCAAACAAGCATAAATTATAATGTTAATCTGCTGCTGCTGCCCTTTGTACACAAGTGGAATATGTTAATCTGCTTCTGCTGCCACACAAAGAAAAGTGCAGTGGAGTAGCTACTGCTCCTCTCCAGAGCACGCAGCCAAACAGAGATGCAGTATATAGAGACAGACACTCAAATAAATGATGGCTGAGACAAAATCCAATGTACTGAATAAATCTACGCCTGTTTCAGTTTAGTTTTTCTGAAAATTGGTGCTACTTCCGATTGTTCACAATTTCAGTTTGGCTGATATGATACAAGCTCCTGTTTCAGTATTGTTACTAGCCAAGGATTGAACCAAGAAATTTCATGTTGCTGATTACATATACCTGAACATGGTGGCTTCAATTTGGTTACAGTAATTCTTGGGCATGATGCTGGAGTAATTCTTGAAGTTTCATATATTCTGCTCTTTCTTCGGTTATCAAATAGCTTAATTCTATACACATAGATATGCTTGCTGCACCTAGCAAaataggattatgaggtgtatttagTGGAGTGgattaattggttttgacatctctGTAATATGTTGTATCCGTCGACTTTGCAGCCGTCGTCTCCGTCAACTTCGCCTTCGCTGACTTTGCCGCAAGGCCATCTGCCATCGCCTCTGCGGACTGCCGGAAGACCATCAGCGATCGCCTAGACCTACTTTGCCGCATGTACTTTTGAAGCATCTGATGGGTCTCATCTTTTTGTCAATTCGTCAGTTTACTGTAGCTAATATAGCTGTTGCCAACAGTAGACTACATTTGACTGACAAGCAACACATAATGCCATCCTACATATATGGATTCTGTTTGTACTTGATAGCAGCAGACTAAATTTTTGTTTCTGTTATGgttgaagacttgaagtgcacaggGTGTTGTTTGATCTATTTTCAAATGATACTGGTACACACATGAATTGTAAAGACTTAAAATTATGAAGGATGATTAACCATATATATAGTTGAGAATCTATTTGTGCTAATTGTAATTTGTATAACTGTACTGTTGGTTATTACTAGAAAACGACTTTGAGCCATATATATAGATGCTACACTCCACTCACTAAACGACTTTGAGTTTCTAGCTTGAAATGAAATCTAGACCTGCACTCTTTAACATTATTCTGTGCTTGATGATGGTCATGTGTATTGCTTGAAATTGTCATGT
It encodes:
- the LOC119300333 gene encoding uncharacterized protein LOC119300333 is translated as MAGEALGDAASASSFLCSADELRFDAPARALAAEEALQPVWLYFASSASTRPPVRWRPRRRCSPGGSPASTTVVSVNFAFADFAARPSAIASADCRKTISDRLDLLCRMYF